One Mycolicibacterium crocinum DNA window includes the following coding sequences:
- the rsmD gene encoding 16S rRNA (guanine(966)-N(2))-methyltransferase RsmD: MTRIVGGSAGGRRLEVPPRGTRPTTDRVREALFNVLAARRDFDGLRVLDLYAGSGALGLEALSRGASSALFVESDSRAVTVIKRNIETLGLTGAAVRRGAVATVLAAGSDQPVDLVLADPPYEVSTAEIEALLESLEQGGWLRSECVVVIERPTSSPEIAWPPGWTPWDTRRYGDTRIEIAAC, encoded by the coding sequence CTGACCCGCATCGTCGGGGGCAGCGCCGGCGGCCGGCGCCTCGAGGTGCCGCCGCGGGGTACCCGGCCGACGACCGACCGGGTGCGTGAGGCGCTGTTCAATGTCCTTGCCGCGCGCCGGGATTTCGACGGTCTTCGGGTGCTCGACCTCTACGCCGGGTCTGGCGCACTCGGTCTCGAAGCCCTGTCGCGTGGTGCGTCATCCGCGCTCTTCGTCGAAAGTGATTCGCGCGCAGTCACTGTCATCAAACGCAATATCGAAACCCTCGGCCTGACGGGTGCGGCGGTGCGACGCGGTGCGGTCGCGACGGTTCTGGCGGCCGGGTCCGATCAGCCGGTGGATTTGGTGCTGGCCGACCCGCCGTACGAGGTGTCGACGGCCGAGATCGAAGCACTGCTGGAGAGTCTGGAGCAGGGCGGCTGGCTGCGGTCGGAGTGCGTGGTCGTGATCGAGCGGCCGACGTCATCCCCGGAAATCGCCTGGCCGCCGGGGTGGACGCCATGGGACACCAGGCGCTACGGAGATACCCGCATCGAGATCGCGGCCTGCTAG
- the coaD gene encoding pantetheine-phosphate adenylyltransferase yields MSGAVCPGSFDPVTLGHIDVFERAAAQFDEVIVAVLINPKKSGMFDIDERIAMIEEACAHLPNLRAESGQGLVVDFVKQRGLTAIVKGLRTGTDFEYELQMAQMNKHIAGVDTFFVATTPQYSFVSSSLAKEVATLGGDVSALLPESVNRRLQAKLAQRDR; encoded by the coding sequence ATGAGTGGCGCGGTATGCCCGGGATCGTTCGATCCGGTGACGCTGGGTCATATCGACGTCTTCGAGCGGGCCGCAGCGCAATTCGACGAGGTGATCGTCGCCGTGCTGATCAACCCAAAGAAGTCGGGGATGTTCGATATCGACGAGCGGATCGCGATGATCGAAGAAGCGTGCGCGCATCTGCCGAACCTGCGCGCCGAGTCCGGCCAGGGCCTGGTCGTCGACTTCGTCAAACAGCGCGGGCTGACCGCGATCGTCAAAGGTCTGCGTACCGGAACCGATTTCGAGTACGAGCTGCAGATGGCCCAGATGAACAAGCACATCGCCGGGGTGGACACCTTCTTCGTGGCCACCACACCGCAGTATTCGTTCGTCTCCTCGTCGCTGGCCAAAGAAGTCGCCACCTTGGGCGGTGACGTGTCAGCGCTGCTGCCGGAGTCGGTGAACCGTCGCCTGCAGGCCAAGCTGGCCCAGCGCGACCGCTGA
- a CDS encoding hemerythrin domain-containing protein, with amino-acid sequence MVETFVQSTTDVVDFLKDQHNLIKDMFDEVLHASDPKAREKAFVDLRQLLAVHETAEEMVVHPRARMEVTDGDSIVDARLKEEHEAKEQLSALEKMDIDSKEFLDELAKFRDAVIEHAEHEENEEFNQLQSELDAPDLERMVGAVRAAQAIAPTRPHPGVESAKLNFAVGPFASMLDRARDVISAALK; translated from the coding sequence GTGGTCGAAACATTCGTGCAGTCCACGACCGACGTCGTCGACTTCCTCAAGGACCAGCACAACCTGATCAAGGACATGTTCGACGAGGTGTTGCACGCCTCGGATCCCAAGGCCAGGGAAAAGGCGTTCGTCGACCTGCGGCAGCTCCTGGCCGTCCACGAAACCGCCGAAGAGATGGTCGTTCATCCGCGGGCGCGGATGGAGGTCACCGACGGCGACAGCATCGTCGACGCCCGGCTCAAAGAGGAGCATGAGGCCAAGGAACAACTCTCCGCGCTAGAGAAGATGGACATCGACTCCAAGGAGTTCCTCGACGAGCTCGCCAAGTTCCGCGACGCGGTGATCGAGCACGCCGAACACGAGGAGAACGAGGAGTTCAACCAGCTGCAGTCCGAACTGGACGCGCCGGACCTGGAGCGGATGGTCGGCGCGGTACGCGCAGCCCAGGCGATTGCACCCACCCGTCCGCATCCCGGTGTCGAATCGGCGAAGCTGAATTTCGCCGTCGGCCCGTTCGCCTCAATGCTCGACCGCGCCCGCGACGTGATCTCGGCGGCGCTCAAGTAG
- the sepIVA gene encoding cell division protein SepIVA translates to MYRVFEALDELSAIVEEARGVPMTAGCVVPRGDVLELIDDIKDAIPGELDDAQDVLDARDSLLREAKEHSDSMVSNSTAEADSLLSHARAEADRLLAEAKSQADRMVAEARQHSERMVAEAREESGRLAATAKREYEAATSRAKAEADRLVENGNISYEKAVQEGIKEQQRLVSQTEVVQAANAESTRLIDTAHAEADRLRGECDIYVDNKLAQFEDYLNGTLRSVSRGRHQLRTAAGTHDYVQR, encoded by the coding sequence GTGTACCGAGTTTTTGAAGCACTCGACGAGTTGAGCGCGATTGTCGAAGAGGCCCGCGGCGTTCCGATGACGGCTGGTTGCGTGGTTCCGCGCGGTGACGTGTTGGAGCTCATCGACGACATCAAGGACGCCATCCCCGGCGAACTCGACGACGCTCAGGATGTGTTGGACGCCCGCGACTCGCTGCTGCGCGAGGCCAAGGAGCACTCCGACTCGATGGTGTCGAACTCGACCGCTGAGGCCGACTCGCTGCTGAGCCATGCGCGCGCCGAGGCCGACCGGTTGCTGGCCGAAGCCAAATCCCAGGCCGACCGGATGGTGGCCGAGGCCCGCCAGCACAGCGAGCGGATGGTCGCCGAGGCCCGCGAGGAGTCCGGACGCCTGGCGGCCACGGCCAAGCGGGAGTACGAGGCGGCCACCAGCAGGGCCAAGGCCGAGGCCGACCGGCTCGTGGAGAACGGCAACATCTCCTACGAGAAGGCCGTGCAGGAAGGCATCAAGGAGCAGCAGCGCCTGGTCTCGCAGACCGAGGTCGTCCAGGCGGCCAACGCCGAGTCGACTCGACTGATCGACACCGCCCACGCCGAAGCCGACCGGCTGCGCGGCGAGTGCGACATCTACGTCGACAACAAGCTCGCCCAGTTCGAGGACTACCTCAACGGCACCCTGCGTTCGGTGAGCCGCGGTCGTCATCAGCTGCGCACCGCCGCCGGAACTCACGATTACGTGCAGCGCTGA
- a CDS encoding YceD family protein: MATLNSAHAKHKSRSPLVFDISRLGRRPGAMLELHETVPSPSRIGLDLIAIERGADLTLDLRLESVSEGVLVTGTVYAPTRGECSRCLTEITGDVEISLTELFAYPDSATESTTEEDEVGHVIDQTIDLEQSIVDAVGLALPFAPVCSDDCPGLCPQCGVSLSAEPDHQHDVIDPRFAKLASMFPAEDPDAPEPGAGTS, encoded by the coding sequence ATGGCGACGCTGAACAGTGCTCACGCGAAGCACAAGTCACGGTCGCCGCTCGTATTCGACATCTCCCGGTTGGGCCGGCGCCCCGGAGCCATGCTGGAGTTGCACGAGACCGTGCCCAGTCCGTCGCGCATCGGACTGGACCTGATCGCGATCGAACGCGGTGCGGACCTGACCCTGGACTTGCGGCTGGAATCGGTATCGGAGGGCGTTCTGGTCACCGGCACGGTGTACGCGCCGACCCGCGGGGAGTGTTCCCGCTGCCTGACCGAGATCACCGGTGATGTCGAGATCTCGTTGACCGAACTGTTCGCCTACCCCGACAGCGCCACCGAATCGACCACCGAGGAAGACGAAGTCGGCCACGTCATCGACCAGACCATCGACCTCGAACAGTCAATCGTCGACGCCGTCGGGCTCGCCCTGCCGTTCGCCCCGGTGTGCTCGGACGACTGCCCGGGTCTGTGCCCGCAGTGCGGTGTCTCACTCAGCGCCGAACCGGATCACCAGCACGACGTGATCGACCCACGGTTTGCCAAGTTGGCGAGCATGTTCCCCGCCGAAGATCCCGACGCCCCCGAGCCGGGGGCCGGTACTTCGTGA
- the rnc gene encoding ribonuclease III: MAEDLLTLALTHRSYAYEHGGLPTNERLEFLGDAVLGLTITDELFHRHPERTEGDLAKLRASIVNTQALADVGRGLTDEGLGAHLLLGRGEVNTGGADKSSILADGMESLLGAVYLQHGIDVARDVILRLFGNLLDTAPTLGAGLDWKTSLQELTASRSLGPPSYVVTSTGPDHDKEFTAVVMVMDTEYGHGVGRSKKEAEQRAAAAAWNALDNA; the protein is encoded by the coding sequence ATGGCCGAAGACTTGCTGACCTTGGCTCTGACGCATCGCAGCTACGCCTACGAGCACGGCGGACTGCCCACCAACGAACGGCTGGAATTCCTCGGCGATGCGGTGCTCGGCCTGACGATCACCGACGAGCTGTTCCACCGCCACCCGGAGCGCACCGAAGGTGACCTGGCCAAGCTGCGCGCCAGCATCGTCAACACCCAGGCGCTGGCCGACGTGGGGCGCGGCCTCACCGATGAAGGGCTGGGCGCGCACCTGCTCCTGGGCCGCGGCGAGGTCAACACCGGCGGGGCCGACAAGTCCAGCATTCTCGCCGACGGCATGGAGTCTCTGCTGGGCGCGGTATATCTCCAGCACGGCATCGACGTTGCGCGGGACGTGATTCTGCGGTTGTTCGGCAATCTGCTGGACACCGCCCCGACCCTGGGCGCGGGCCTGGACTGGAAAACCAGCCTGCAGGAGCTCACCGCGTCACGCAGTCTGGGACCGCCGTCCTACGTGGTCACCTCGACCGGGCCCGATCACGACAAGGAGTTCACCGCCGTGGTCATGGTGATGGACACCGAGTACGGCCACGGCGTGGGCCGGTCGAAGAAGGAAGCCGAGCAGAGGGCGGCCGCCGCGGCCTGGAATGCGTTGGACAACGCTTGA
- the mutM gene encoding DNA-formamidopyrimidine glycosylase — translation MPELPEVEVVRRGLQAHVAGRSISAVRVHHPRAVRRHEAGAADLTARLLDAQITGTDRRGKYLWLNLSDETALVVHLGMSGQMLLGPVPNTNHLRIAALLDDGTALSFVDQRTFGGWQLADLVDVDGSRVPEPVAHIARDPLDPRFDRDAVVTVLRRKHSEIKRQLLDQTVVSGIGNIYADEALWRAKINGARLAANLTRRQLGELLDAATEVMREALGQGGTSFDSLYVNVNGQSGYFDRSLNVYGREDLPCPRCGTAIRREKFMNRSSFFCPKCQPRPRR, via the coding sequence ATGCCTGAACTACCCGAGGTCGAGGTCGTCCGGCGCGGTTTGCAGGCGCATGTCGCCGGTCGGTCGATCTCGGCGGTGCGGGTGCACCACCCGCGGGCCGTGCGCAGGCACGAGGCAGGTGCCGCCGACCTGACCGCCCGGCTGCTCGACGCGCAGATCACCGGGACCGACCGGCGTGGAAAGTACCTGTGGCTCAACCTTTCTGACGAGACCGCTTTAGTCGTGCATCTGGGGATGAGCGGCCAGATGCTGCTCGGGCCGGTGCCCAACACCAATCACCTGCGCATCGCGGCATTGCTCGACGACGGCACCGCGCTGAGTTTCGTCGACCAGCGGACGTTCGGCGGATGGCAGCTGGCCGACCTGGTCGACGTCGACGGCAGCCGGGTGCCCGAGCCGGTGGCCCATATCGCCCGCGATCCGCTGGACCCGCGGTTCGACCGCGATGCCGTCGTTACGGTGTTGCGCCGCAAGCACTCCGAGATCAAGCGGCAACTCCTCGACCAGACCGTGGTGTCGGGTATCGGCAACATCTACGCCGACGAGGCGTTGTGGCGCGCCAAGATCAACGGTGCGCGGCTGGCCGCCAACCTGACCCGCCGCCAGCTGGGCGAGCTGCTCGACGCGGCTACCGAAGTCATGCGCGAGGCACTCGGCCAGGGCGGCACGTCGTTCGACTCGCTGTACGTCAACGTCAACGGGCAGTCCGGTTACTTCGACCGGTCACTGAACGTCTACGGCCGCGAGGATCTGCCCTGCCCGCGCTGCGGTACCGCGATCCGCCGCGAGAAGTTCATGAACCGCTCGTCGTTCTTCTGTCCGAAATGCCAACCGCGGCCGCGGCGTTGA
- a CDS encoding IS110 family transposase — protein sequence MVVIGADVHKRTHTFVAVDDVGRELGSKTVPATTPGHTAAVRWAREKFGSDVVWGIEDCRNLSARLERDLLSAGQKVVRVAPKLMALQRAGGRDRGKSDPIDALAVARAVLREPDLPVATHDTVSRELKLLIDRRDDLVAQRTSITNRFLNRVHELDPARNPKKRSMDRAKTHKSLADWLSALDGVLAEVAADELADIVRLTAMINALTQRIGAAVQAVAPSLLALPGCGELTAAKLVGESAGVSRFTSEAAFARHNGSAPIPAWSGNTAGRMRLNRSGNRQLNAALHRIAITQIGMTSSAGQAYYRKRLAGGDSSSEALRCLKRRLSRTVFNRLNADEKSRHHTTHQPLAA from the coding sequence ATGGTGGTCATTGGAGCCGATGTACACAAGCGCACCCACACCTTCGTCGCCGTCGATGACGTCGGCCGTGAACTGGGCAGCAAAACGGTCCCGGCAACGACGCCCGGACACACTGCTGCGGTGCGGTGGGCTCGGGAAAAGTTCGGTAGCGACGTGGTGTGGGGCATCGAGGACTGCCGCAATCTGTCCGCACGCCTGGAACGTGATCTGCTCTCGGCCGGACAGAAGGTGGTGCGGGTAGCGCCAAAATTGATGGCCCTGCAGCGTGCCGGCGGACGGGATCGGGGCAAGTCTGACCCCATCGACGCCCTAGCGGTGGCACGAGCGGTATTGCGTGAACCTGATCTACCTGTGGCCACCCATGACACGGTGTCACGGGAGTTGAAACTGTTGATCGATCGCCGGGACGACCTTGTGGCGCAACGCACGTCGATCACCAACCGGTTCCTCAATCGGGTTCACGAGCTCGATCCCGCCCGTAACCCAAAGAAGAGATCAATGGATCGCGCCAAGACCCACAAGAGTTTGGCGGACTGGCTGTCGGCCCTTGATGGAGTGCTGGCCGAGGTGGCTGCCGATGAGTTGGCCGACATCGTTCGGCTCACCGCCATGATCAACGCCCTTACCCAACGGATCGGCGCCGCCGTGCAAGCCGTAGCGCCGAGCCTGCTGGCTCTGCCGGGTTGCGGGGAGCTCACCGCAGCCAAGCTGGTCGGCGAATCCGCCGGCGTCAGCCGATTCACCAGCGAAGCCGCTTTCGCCCGTCACAACGGCAGCGCGCCCATCCCTGCCTGGTCAGGCAACACCGCTGGTCGAATGCGTCTCAACAGGTCCGGCAACCGCCAACTCAACGCCGCCCTGCACCGCATTGCCATCACTCAGATCGGCATGACCTCAAGCGCTGGACAGGCCTATTACCGAAAACGACTTGCCGGCGGTGACTCCTCTTCAGAAGCATTGCGGTGCCTCAAACGACGTCTCAGCCGCACCGTGTTCAACCGACTCAACGCCGACGAGAAATCCCGTCACCACACCACCCACCAACCGCTCGCCGCTTGA
- a CDS encoding OsmC family protein, with the protein MTDLWVERTGIRRYTGRSSRGAEVLIGSETDEGVFTPGELLKIALAGCSGLSSDQPLRRRLGDDYPAVIRVSGAADRDQERYPLLEEKLEIDLSGLSAEEIERLVVVVNRAIDQVCTVGRTLKSGTEVRFEVDDVGRS; encoded by the coding sequence ATGACTGACCTGTGGGTGGAACGCACCGGCATCCGCCGCTACACCGGGCGCAGCAGCCGCGGCGCCGAGGTGCTGATCGGCTCGGAGACCGACGAGGGTGTGTTCACCCCGGGCGAGCTGCTGAAGATCGCGCTGGCGGGCTGCAGCGGACTGAGCAGTGATCAGCCGCTGCGCCGCCGCCTGGGTGACGACTATCCGGCGGTGATCCGGGTGTCCGGGGCGGCCGACCGGGACCAGGAGCGCTACCCGCTGCTCGAGGAGAAGCTGGAGATCGACCTGTCGGGGCTCTCGGCCGAGGAGATCGAACGGCTTGTTGTGGTGGTCAACCGGGCGATCGATCAGGTGTGCACGGTCGGTCGCACCCTGAAATCGGGCACCGAGGTGCGCTTCGAGGTGGATGACGTTGGCCGATCCTGA
- a CDS encoding acylphosphatase, which produces MADPDVRLTAWVHGHVQGVGFRWWTRSRALELGLTGYAKNQADGRVLVVAQGPRDACEQLLQLLHSGKTPGHVDNVVVDWSPRGEPISGFSER; this is translated from the coding sequence TTGGCCGATCCTGACGTCCGGCTGACCGCCTGGGTGCACGGCCACGTCCAGGGCGTGGGCTTCCGGTGGTGGACCCGGTCGCGGGCGCTGGAGCTGGGTCTGACCGGTTATGCGAAGAACCAGGCCGACGGCCGGGTGCTGGTCGTCGCGCAGGGTCCGCGTGACGCGTGTGAACAGCTGTTACAGCTGCTGCATAGTGGGAAAACACCGGGGCATGTCGACAATGTTGTTGTCGACTGGTCACCGCGCGGCGAACCCATCAGCGGCTTTAGCGAGCGGTAG
- the smc gene encoding chromosome segregation protein SMC produces the protein MYLKSLTLKGFKSFAAATTLRLEPGITCVVGPNGSGKSNVVDALAWVMGEQGAKTLRGGKMEDVIFAGTSSRAPLGRAEVTLTIDNSDNALPIEYSEVSITRRMFRDGAGEYEINGSSCRLMDVQELLSDSGIGREMHVIVGQGRLSQILESRPEDRRAFIEEAAGVLKHRKRKEKAVRKLESMGANLARLTDLTTELRRQLKPLGRQAEMARRAQTIQADLRDARLRLAADDLVTRRAEFAGADDTETTLRREHDEAAKRLDIASEALATHEAAVATLSERTDAAQQAWFRLSALAERVSATVRIASERAQYLEAEPTASTGPDPDALDAEADEVAAREQELLAELAEAQSRLEFARAELGEREHAAAEAERAHMAAVRAEADRREGLARLAGQVETVRARVESIDEGVARLTNAIEEAAARTQQARAEFETVQGRVGELDQGEIGLDEHHDRTITALRLADERVAELQAAERAAERQVASLRARIDALAVGLERKDGSAWLTENRSGAGLFGTIAKLVKVRSGYEAALAAVLGAAADAVAADDFDAARSAVRALKDADGGRAAIVLGDWPVAPRQFGSLPDGALWALDLIDAPERLQGAMTAMLADVAVVDDLGAALDLVAARPALRAVTLDGDLVGAGWVTGGSDRKPSTLEITGEIEKARSELAAAETQVDELSAALAGALTEQGERQDAAEQALAALNESDAEIAAIYEQLGRLGQEARAAEGEWRRQQAQRDELEAGRLQTVEELTELENRLAAAQEGQTEVEDAPEDRQYMQAAAEEARAVEVEVRLAVRTAEERANAVRGRADSLRRAAAAEREARIRAQRARAAREHAAAVAAAVAESGRRVAEHLSGVVAAASRRRDALAAERQERAIAMTAAREEVTALNTRITALTDSLHRDEVAKAQAALRIEQLEQMVLEQFGMAGDDLIAEYGPDIALPPSELEMAEYEQAKERGEQVMAPAPMRFDRPTQERRAKRAERELSELGRVNPLALEEFAALEERYNFLATQLEDVKAARKDLLDVIADVDARILQVFAEAYADVEREFEQVFATLFPGGEGRLLLTDPNDLLTTGVEVEARPPGKKVKRLSLLSGGEKSLTAVAMLVAIFRARPSPFYVMDEVEAALDDVNLRRLIGLFEQLRAQSQLIVITHQKPTMEIADALYGVTMQGDGITTVISQRMRGEELVASASS, from the coding sequence GTGTACCTCAAGAGTCTGACGCTGAAGGGCTTCAAGTCCTTCGCCGCGGCGACGACTCTGCGCCTGGAGCCCGGCATCACCTGTGTGGTCGGTCCGAACGGCTCCGGCAAGTCCAATGTCGTCGACGCGCTGGCCTGGGTGATGGGCGAGCAGGGCGCCAAGACGCTGCGCGGCGGCAAGATGGAAGACGTCATCTTCGCCGGCACGTCGTCGCGGGCGCCGTTGGGCCGCGCCGAGGTCACGCTCACCATCGACAACTCGGACAATGCGCTGCCGATCGAGTACTCCGAGGTCTCGATCACCCGGCGGATGTTCCGCGACGGCGCGGGCGAGTACGAGATCAACGGCAGCAGCTGCCGGCTGATGGACGTCCAGGAACTGCTCAGCGACTCCGGTATCGGCCGGGAGATGCACGTCATCGTCGGCCAGGGTCGGCTCTCGCAGATCCTCGAGTCGCGCCCCGAAGACCGACGAGCCTTCATCGAAGAGGCCGCAGGTGTGCTCAAGCACCGCAAACGCAAGGAAAAGGCGGTCCGCAAGCTCGAGTCGATGGGCGCGAACCTGGCCCGGCTCACCGACCTGACCACCGAGCTGCGCCGTCAGCTCAAGCCGCTTGGCCGGCAGGCCGAGATGGCCCGCCGCGCCCAGACCATCCAGGCCGATCTGCGCGACGCGCGCCTGCGCTTGGCCGCTGACGACCTGGTCACGCGGCGTGCGGAGTTCGCCGGCGCCGACGACACGGAGACCACGCTGCGCCGCGAGCACGACGAGGCCGCGAAACGCCTCGACATCGCCAGTGAGGCGCTGGCCACCCACGAGGCCGCGGTGGCGACGCTGTCGGAACGCACCGATGCCGCCCAGCAGGCCTGGTTCCGGCTGTCCGCGCTGGCCGAACGGGTCAGCGCCACCGTCCGGATCGCCTCCGAGCGGGCCCAGTACCTGGAGGCCGAGCCCACCGCGAGTACCGGCCCGGACCCCGACGCGCTGGACGCCGAGGCCGACGAGGTCGCCGCTCGTGAGCAGGAGCTCCTGGCCGAACTGGCCGAAGCACAATCGCGGCTGGAGTTCGCGCGCGCCGAACTTGGTGAGCGGGAACATGCGGCCGCCGAAGCCGAACGCGCACACATGGCCGCCGTCCGAGCCGAAGCCGACCGTCGCGAGGGACTGGCCCGGCTGGCCGGTCAGGTGGAGACGGTGCGCGCCCGGGTCGAGTCCATCGACGAGGGTGTCGCCCGGCTGACCAACGCGATCGAAGAGGCCGCCGCCCGCACCCAGCAGGCCAGGGCCGAGTTCGAAACCGTGCAGGGCCGGGTCGGTGAACTCGATCAGGGCGAAATCGGCCTCGACGAACATCACGACCGCACGATCACCGCGCTGCGCCTGGCCGACGAACGGGTGGCCGAGTTGCAGGCCGCCGAGCGTGCCGCCGAACGACAGGTGGCCTCCCTGCGGGCCCGCATCGATGCGCTGGCCGTGGGTCTGGAGCGCAAGGACGGCTCGGCATGGCTGACCGAAAACCGCAGCGGCGCAGGGCTGTTCGGCACGATCGCCAAGCTGGTCAAGGTTCGCTCGGGTTACGAGGCGGCGCTGGCGGCGGTGCTGGGTGCCGCCGCCGACGCGGTGGCCGCCGATGACTTCGACGCCGCCCGCTCGGCCGTGCGAGCGCTCAAGGACGCCGACGGCGGCCGCGCGGCAATCGTGTTGGGGGACTGGCCGGTTGCGCCGCGTCAGTTCGGTTCGCTGCCCGACGGCGCGCTGTGGGCGCTGGATCTGATCGACGCGCCCGAGCGGCTGCAGGGCGCGATGACGGCGATGCTCGCCGACGTCGCCGTCGTCGACGACCTCGGCGCCGCACTGGACCTCGTCGCCGCACGGCCGGCACTGCGCGCGGTCACCCTCGACGGTGATCTGGTCGGCGCGGGGTGGGTCACCGGCGGCTCCGATCGCAAGCCGAGCACGCTGGAGATCACCGGCGAAATCGAGAAGGCCAGAAGCGAACTCGCCGCAGCCGAGACCCAGGTCGACGAACTATCGGCGGCGCTGGCCGGTGCGCTCACCGAGCAGGGTGAGCGACAGGATGCCGCCGAGCAGGCGTTGGCAGCACTCAACGAGTCCGATGCCGAGATCGCGGCGATCTACGAGCAGCTCGGCCGGCTCGGTCAGGAAGCCCGTGCGGCTGAGGGGGAGTGGCGCCGTCAGCAGGCCCAGCGCGACGAACTCGAGGCCGGGCGGCTGCAGACGGTCGAGGAGCTCACCGAGCTCGAGAACCGGCTGGCCGCCGCCCAGGAGGGGCAGACCGAGGTCGAGGACGCACCCGAGGACCGCCAGTACATGCAGGCCGCGGCCGAGGAAGCCCGGGCCGTCGAGGTGGAGGTGCGGCTGGCCGTGCGTACCGCGGAGGAACGCGCGAATGCCGTTCGCGGACGGGCGGATTCGCTGCGCCGCGCAGCGGCGGCCGAGCGGGAGGCGCGGATCCGCGCCCAGCGGGCCCGCGCCGCCCGCGAGCATGCCGCCGCCGTCGCGGCCGCAGTGGCCGAATCCGGCCGCCGCGTCGCCGAGCACCTCAGCGGCGTCGTCGCGGCAGCGTCCCGACGCCGCGACGCCCTGGCGGCCGAACGCCAGGAGCGGGCCATCGCGATGACCGCCGCGCGGGAAGAGGTCACCGCGCTGAACACCCGGATCACCGCGCTGACCGACTCGCTGCACCGCGACGAGGTGGCCAAAGCGCAAGCGGCACTGCGGATCGAGCAGCTCGAGCAGATGGTGCTCGAGCAGTTCGGCATGGCCGGCGACGACCTGATCGCCGAATACGGCCCCGATATCGCGCTGCCGCCTTCGGAGCTGGAGATGGCCGAATACGAACAGGCCAAGGAGCGCGGCGAGCAAGTCATGGCACCCGCGCCGATGCGGTTCGACCGTCCGACGCAGGAGCGGCGCGCCAAGCGGGCTGAGCGTGAACTGTCCGAGCTGGGCCGCGTGAATCCGCTTGCGCTGGAAGAGTTCGCGGCACTGGAAGAGCGCTACAACTTCCTGGCCACGCAGCTCGAGGACGTCAAGGCCGCCCGCAAGGACCTGCTCGACGTGATCGCCGACGTCGACGCCCGCATCCTGCAGGTGTTCGCCGAGGCCTATGCCGACGTCGAGCGCGAGTTCGAGCAGGTGTTCGCGACGCTGTTCCCCGGCGGCGAGGGCAGGCTGCTGCTGACCGACCCCAACGACCTGCTGACCACCGGTGTCGAGGTCGAAGCGCGGCCGCCGGGCAAGAAGGTCAAGCGGCTCTCCCTGCTCTCCGGTGGCGAGAAGTCGCTGACCGCGGTGGCCATGCTGGTGGCGATCTTCCGGGCCCGCCCCTCACCGTTCTACGTGATGGACGAGGTCGAGGCCGCCCTCGACGACGTGAACCTGCGCCGGCTGATCGGGCTATTCGAACAGCTGCGGGCACAGTCCCAGCTGATCGTGATCACCCACCAGAAGCCGACCATGGAGATCGCCGACGCCCTCTACGGTGTCACGATGCAGGGCGATGGCATCACGACGGTGATCTCGCAGCGAATGCGCGGTGAAGAACTAGTCGCCAGCGCGAGCTCGTAA